A genomic window from bacterium includes:
- a CDS encoding TonB-dependent receptor: MRRIARNVFALVVTSLLVFPLARAAFAAADDPIPPVRPATAESEEADQAELSPIVVSADALEGPDEHVVESATALQAAPSSAELLRGTPGANVNTNGSITRQVHYRGMFGTRMNVRVDDMHITSGGPNWMDPPLHYLPRPQLDSLVVDRGIASVSSGAESFGGTVRGRSKTSEFTESSEFEFHGDLETGVSSVDNGYFGGGLLSLANDRHRMHLIGTRQSGHDSDFGSGRIRFSEYERDQYGIGYAARLGDHELGFDYRHNDTDPSGTPALPMDIMEVNTEIARIHYGGTLGETDLRGSIYFNDVDHLMNNFDLRTAPGNPAMFRENHAESSAGAIDLAATFLAGDGTMTLGFDAQQARHDAMVTNPNNRVFFVEAFNSAERDHYSAFFEWRAPLGDRFEVETGLRYTRVEMDSGKVDALPAQLLMMPAMLRNRFNAADRSRSDDNLDGVLKLLYHVTPELRIELAAAHKTRSPNYLERYLWIPSQATAGLADGNNYLGDIGLDPEESWDAELGVDWRTERFYFSPRGFYRRVNDYIQGIPSTDMAVIMVSTANGDPTPLQFANVDAEFFGADASFGGRLFGNVHLDGVVSYVRAKRRDISDDLFRISPLNGALALSYRTDRFDASIGTVAAAKQRKVSTTNGETQTGSWAILNVSTTYRFASGTEISGGVENVLDKTYTDHLAGLNRIANGDVALGARLPGQGRNFFLRIAQRW; this comes from the coding sequence GGACGCGTTGGAAGGCCCCGACGAACACGTCGTAGAATCGGCGACCGCACTCCAGGCGGCTCCCAGCAGCGCCGAGCTGCTGCGGGGAACCCCGGGTGCCAACGTCAACACCAACGGGTCCATCACCCGTCAGGTGCACTACCGCGGAATGTTCGGAACGCGCATGAACGTGCGGGTAGACGACATGCATATCACCTCGGGCGGGCCCAACTGGATGGACCCGCCTCTCCACTACCTCCCCCGTCCGCAGCTCGATTCGCTGGTCGTCGATCGGGGCATTGCTTCGGTCAGCAGCGGCGCCGAGAGCTTCGGAGGAACCGTCCGCGGTCGCTCGAAGACGAGCGAATTCACCGAGAGCAGCGAGTTCGAATTCCACGGTGATCTCGAAACCGGTGTCAGTAGCGTGGACAACGGTTACTTCGGCGGGGGGCTCCTCTCGCTCGCGAACGATCGTCATCGCATGCACCTGATCGGTACCCGCCAGAGCGGCCACGACTCCGACTTCGGCTCGGGTCGTATCCGCTTTTCCGAGTACGAGCGTGACCAGTACGGAATCGGCTACGCGGCTCGCCTCGGTGACCACGAGCTCGGTTTCGACTACCGCCACAACGATACCGACCCCTCGGGCACGCCCGCGCTGCCGATGGACATCATGGAGGTGAATACGGAGATCGCCCGTATCCACTACGGAGGGACACTCGGAGAAACGGATCTTCGCGGCAGCATCTACTTCAACGACGTCGATCACCTCATGAACAACTTCGATCTCCGCACCGCTCCCGGCAATCCGGCGATGTTTCGCGAGAACCATGCGGAGAGCAGCGCCGGAGCCATCGATCTCGCCGCGACCTTCCTTGCGGGAGACGGGACCATGACGCTCGGTTTCGATGCCCAGCAAGCCCGTCACGATGCGATGGTCACGAATCCGAACAATCGGGTGTTCTTCGTCGAGGCCTTCAACAGCGCAGAACGCGACCACTACAGTGCGTTCTTCGAGTGGCGAGCCCCGCTCGGCGATCGCTTCGAGGTGGAGACGGGCCTCCGCTATACGCGCGTCGAAATGGATTCGGGAAAGGTCGATGCGCTCCCGGCCCAGCTGCTGATGATGCCCGCCATGCTCCGGAACCGTTTCAACGCGGCCGATCGCTCTCGCAGCGACGACAACCTCGATGGCGTCCTGAAGCTCCTCTACCACGTGACACCCGAGCTGCGCATCGAACTCGCTGCCGCCCACAAGACCCGCTCGCCGAACTACCTCGAGCGCTATCTCTGGATCCCTTCGCAGGCGACTGCCGGGCTCGCCGACGGAAACAACTACCTGGGCGATATCGGGCTCGATCCCGAGGAATCATGGGATGCGGAGCTCGGAGTGGATTGGCGAACGGAACGTTTCTACTTCTCGCCTCGGGGTTTCTACCGGCGCGTCAATGACTACATCCAGGGAATCCCTTCGACCGACATGGCCGTCATCATGGTGAGCACGGCCAACGGAGACCCGACCCCGCTCCAATTCGCGAATGTGGACGCGGAGTTCTTCGGAGCCGACGCTTCCTTCGGGGGCCGGCTCTTCGGGAACGTCCATCTGGATGGCGTCGTGAGCTACGTGCGCGCCAAGCGGCGTGACATCAGCGACGATCTCTTCCGCATCAGCCCGCTGAACGGAGCCCTCGCCCTGAGCTACCGGACGGATCGTTTCGATGCCAGCATCGGAACCGTTGCCGCCGCAAAGCAGCGCAAGGTCTCCACGACGAACGGAGAGACCCAGACCGGTTCATGGGCGATCCTGAATGTCTCGACGACCTACCGCTTCGCTTCGGGTACCGAGATCAGCGGAGGTGTGGAAAACGTGCTCGACAAGACCTACACGGACCACCTCGCCGGCTTGAACCGGATTGCCAATGGCGATGTCGCACTCGGCGCGCGCCTGCCCGGGCAGGGACGGAATTTCTTCCTCCGCATCGCCCAACGCTGGTAG
- a CDS encoding PEP-CTERM sorting domain-containing protein has translation MLTSNGIQLRKILLGIALVAWVLGSAGLAAAAPLNVIVMIADGMGAEQVKAGAYYAGAPLSFEGAPHQAQMITDSESTVTLGGFPTDSAAAATAMSTGQKVSNFVVSVATPGDQSNLETMVETFSARGKSTGLVSNSYITDGTPAGFGSHAIARTLTSTIASGYLNDTRPDVLLGGGGNGMDPVATAAAGYTVVTDRTGLQAINPQTVGPLAGLFGTSAEGMPYEWDYDQGFDLGYDTLPFLTEMTSSALSVLENDPNGFFLMVEQENTDKAGHEDASDPHRLARAVFAAIEFSNAVQIVLDWAAGRTDTLIIVTADHETGGLEVLADNGAGVLPTVAWNGSGFPGWDHSGVNVPVYAWGPNADLVTGIIDNTEIHTIATIPEPSSLVLMGLVGLTLVVVRRNNA, from the coding sequence ATGCTGACTTCGAACGGAATCCAGTTGCGGAAGATCCTGCTGGGAATCGCCCTGGTCGCGTGGGTGCTTGGCTCGGCCGGTCTCGCCGCGGCGGCACCTCTCAACGTGATCGTGATGATCGCCGACGGAATGGGCGCCGAGCAGGTGAAGGCGGGGGCCTACTACGCAGGCGCTCCGCTCTCCTTCGAAGGGGCACCCCACCAGGCCCAGATGATCACGGACTCGGAGAGTACGGTCACCTTGGGCGGCTTCCCAACCGATTCCGCGGCCGCGGCCACCGCGATGTCGACGGGCCAGAAGGTCTCCAACTTCGTGGTGAGCGTGGCGACGCCCGGCGACCAATCCAATCTCGAGACCATGGTCGAGACATTCTCCGCCCGCGGAAAATCGACGGGACTCGTCTCCAATTCGTACATCACCGATGGCACGCCCGCCGGATTCGGATCCCATGCGATCGCGCGCACCTTGACTTCGACGATCGCCTCCGGATACCTGAATGACACGCGGCCCGACGTGTTGCTAGGCGGTGGCGGGAACGGGATGGATCCGGTCGCCACCGCGGCTGCAGGCTACACGGTCGTGACCGACCGGACCGGCCTGCAGGCGATCAATCCGCAAACGGTTGGGCCGCTCGCCGGACTCTTCGGAACCAGCGCCGAAGGGATGCCTTACGAATGGGATTACGACCAGGGCTTCGACCTCGGCTACGACACCCTGCCCTTCCTGACCGAGATGACCTCCTCGGCGCTCTCGGTGCTCGAGAACGATCCGAACGGTTTCTTCCTGATGGTCGAGCAGGAGAACACCGACAAGGCGGGACATGAGGACGCCAGTGATCCGCATCGGCTCGCGCGCGCCGTCTTTGCGGCGATCGAATTCTCCAACGCGGTCCAGATCGTCCTCGATTGGGCGGCTGGCCGGACCGACACCCTCATCATCGTGACGGCCGACCACGAAACGGGCGGGCTCGAGGTGCTTGCGGACAACGGTGCCGGGGTTCTTCCGACCGTGGCGTGGAACGGCAGCGGGTTCCCCGGCTGGGATCACTCCGGTGTCAACGTTCCCGTCTACGCCTGGGGGCCGAACGCTGACCTCGTCACCGGAATCATCGACAACACCGAGATCCACACCATCGCCACGATTCCCGAGCCCTCCAGCCTTGTCCTGATGGGGCTCGTGGGCTTGACCCTGGTCGTCGTGCGCCGCAACAACGCCTAG